The Fimbriimonadaceae bacterium genome has a segment encoding these proteins:
- a CDS encoding aldehyde dehydrogenase family protein, which yields MLHRDLLVAGRLVKGTGVETVFSPWDGREVGTVAVAGPDEVESALASAAQTAPAWGTAPVRERQALLRRVAQILRDRADEWVQSMVEEIGKPVRAARGEILRASITFDLAADELTRPTGVVIPADFDPRGDGVSIKTGRFPVGVVLCITPYNWPFNLAAHKVAAALAAGNTVVVKSPSLAPFCGQALAHILDEAGCPPGVAQILNCDNTLAERIVRDDRVAVVSFTGSLRVGRHIQATVPHKKVLLELGGDAYVLVGPDADLDDAAARTVASAYGYAGQVCVSTQHVRCHEAVYGQFVEVLTRRTDSVPTGDPALDGTVCGPLVNVTAADRVMEWVEEAESVGARVLAGGHRVGNTVWPALLADVPGSVRLATEEVFGPVATVAPFGTWSEAFAMVNASRFGLQAGVFTRDLHVAEAAFHQLRVGGVVVNDAPSLRFDNMPYGGDHDSGNTREGVRYAMAQLATTRVQLVRSSDLHR from the coding sequence ATGTTACACCGAGACCTCCTCGTCGCAGGCCGGCTCGTCAAAGGGACTGGGGTCGAGACGGTGTTTTCACCGTGGGACGGCCGCGAGGTCGGCACCGTGGCGGTCGCCGGCCCCGACGAAGTCGAGTCGGCCCTGGCCAGTGCGGCCCAGACGGCCCCAGCCTGGGGCACCGCCCCCGTCCGCGAACGACAGGCCTTGCTTCGCCGTGTCGCACAGATTCTGAGGGACAGAGCGGACGAATGGGTCCAGTCGATGGTCGAAGAGATTGGCAAGCCGGTGAGGGCCGCCCGAGGCGAAATCCTGCGCGCCTCCATCACCTTCGACCTTGCCGCCGACGAGCTGACCCGGCCGACCGGCGTGGTGATCCCGGCCGACTTTGACCCTCGGGGAGACGGCGTCTCGATCAAGACCGGGCGGTTCCCTGTCGGGGTGGTCCTCTGCATCACACCGTACAACTGGCCGTTCAACCTGGCCGCCCACAAGGTAGCCGCCGCGCTGGCGGCGGGCAACACGGTCGTCGTGAAGTCACCGTCCCTGGCTCCGTTCTGCGGCCAGGCCTTGGCCCATATCCTGGACGAAGCGGGCTGCCCGCCCGGGGTCGCCCAGATCCTGAACTGTGACAACACCCTGGCCGAGCGAATTGTCCGCGACGACCGGGTCGCGGTGGTCAGCTTCACCGGGTCGTTACGCGTGGGCAGGCACATCCAAGCCACGGTGCCCCACAAAAAGGTCTTGTTGGAGTTGGGCGGCGACGCCTATGTCCTTGTCGGGCCCGACGCCGACCTAGATGACGCGGCGGCCAGGACGGTGGCCAGCGCTTACGGCTACGCCGGTCAGGTCTGTGTCTCGACCCAGCATGTCCGGTGCCACGAGGCCGTCTACGGGCAGTTCGTCGAAGTGCTGACGCGCCGTACGGATAGTGTCCCGACCGGCGACCCCGCCCTCGATGGCACCGTGTGCGGTCCCCTTGTCAACGTGACGGCGGCAGACCGCGTCATGGAGTGGGTCGAAGAGGCCGAGTCGGTGGGGGCCAGGGTCCTGGCCGGAGGCCACCGCGTCGGCAACACGGTATGGCCGGCATTGCTCGCCGACGTTCCCGGCTCCGTGCGCCTCGCCACCGAGGAAGTCTTCGGCCCGGTGGCGACCGTCGCGCCGTTTGGGACTTGGAGCGAAGCGTTTGCGATGGTCAACGCGTCTCGGTTCGGGCTGCAAGCTGGCGTGTTCACCAGAGACCTCCACGTGGCCGAGGCTGCCTTCCATCAACTCCGCGTCGGAGGGGTCGTGGTGAACGACGCCCCCTCACTCCGGTTTGACAATATGCCCTATGGGGGAGACCACGATAGCGGCAACACGCGCGAGGGCGTCCGATACGCCATGGCCCAACTGGCCACTACCCGCGTCCAACTGGTCCGGTCTTCTGACTTACATCGCTAG
- a CDS encoding PEP-CTERM sorting domain-containing protein, which yields MKSIFALSLVAVVAAANAAVIYDSTPGDSLTTRDSEYMPALHLTNTNAGIVHISKATFYGELTSSNDNVKFFLADGDGSILDSVVVNMDSIGVGLYGTNVNWDLAAGQSYYIGATTQSGSANFGYDANFDTQNGLQSLANGNFNGYADPVFAGDFGGRMAWQLESVPEPASMSVLALAGLGLLKRNRKGN from the coding sequence ATGAAAAGCATCTTTGCCCTATCTCTCGTTGCTGTCGTCGCGGCGGCAAATGCCGCGGTCATCTACGACAGCACTCCTGGTGACTCTTTGACAACCCGCGATAGCGAATACATGCCGGCGCTCCACCTCACCAACACAAATGCGGGCATCGTCCACATCAGCAAGGCGACATTCTACGGTGAGTTGACGTCGTCCAACGACAACGTCAAGTTCTTCCTCGCCGACGGAGACGGTTCAATCCTCGATTCCGTGGTCGTCAACATGGACAGCATCGGCGTTGGACTTTACGGCACAAACGTCAACTGGGATCTGGCGGCGGGCCAGAGCTACTATATCGGGGCGACGACTCAGAGTGGTTCGGCCAACTTTGGTTACGACGCGAACTTTGACACCCAAAACGGACTGCAAAGCCTGGCCAACGGCAACTTCAATGGATATGCCGACCCAGTGTTTGCTGGTGACTTTGGCGGCCGAATGGCCTGGCAGCTTGAGTCCGTGCCGGAACCGGCCTCGATGTCCGTCCTTGCTCTCGCTGGCCTTGGCCTCCTGAAGCGCAACCGCAAGGGCAACTGA
- a CDS encoding PEP-CTERM sorting domain-containing protein — MKSILAVSLLAVVAAAHAAVIYDSTPGDSMTTRHDSEMPALHLTNTNADTVHITKVTFYGELTSTKDKVKFFLADGAGAILDTVVRNMSSIGVGLYGTDVNWDLAAGQSYYIGATTQSGAANFGFDTTFDTQNGLQTLANGNFNGFGIPDYAGDAGARMAWQLESVPEPASMSALALAGLGLLKRNRKGN; from the coding sequence ATGAAAAGCATTCTTGCCGTATCACTCCTTGCTGTCGTCGCGGCAGCTCATGCCGCTGTCATCTATGACAGCACTCCTGGCGACTCTATGACAACCCGCCACGACTCAGAAATGCCGGCGCTCCACCTCACCAACACCAATGCGGACACTGTCCACATCACCAAAGTGACCTTCTATGGTGAATTGACGTCGACCAAGGACAAAGTCAAGTTCTTCCTCGCCGACGGAGCCGGTGCAATCCTCGACACCGTGGTCCGAAATATGAGCAGCATCGGTGTTGGGCTCTACGGCACCGATGTCAATTGGGACCTGGCGGCAGGCCAAAGCTACTACATCGGCGCGACGACCCAGAGTGGTGCGGCCAACTTCGGTTTCGACACCACCTTTGACACCCAAAACGGACTGCAGACCTTGGCCAACGGCAACTTCAATGGATTTGGCATCCCAGATTACGCTGGTGACGCTGGCGCCCGGATGGCCTGGCAGCTTGAGTCCGTGCCGGAACCGGCCTCGATGTCCGCCCTTGCTCTCGCTGGCCTTGGCCTCCTGAAGCGCAACCGCAAGGGCAACTGA
- a CDS encoding PEP-CTERM sorting domain-containing protein → MKSILALSLLTVVAAANAAVIYDSTPGSYLTNRSGGYMPALHLANTNAGNVHISKATFYGELTSSNDDVKFFLADGAGSILDSVVVNMNSIGVGLYGTNVNWNLAAGQNYYIGATTQSGSANFGYDTTFDIQGGLQTLVNGNFNGFANPVLADNAGARMAWQLESVPEPASMSILALAGLGLLKRNRKVN, encoded by the coding sequence ATGAAAAGCATCCTCGCCCTATCACTCCTTACTGTCGTCGCGGCAGCAAATGCCGCTGTCATCTATGACAGCACTCCTGGCAGCTACTTGACAAACCGCAGCGGCGGATACATGCCGGCCCTCCACCTCGCCAACACAAATGCGGGCAACGTCCACATCAGCAAGGCGACATTCTACGGCGAGTTGACGTCGTCCAACGACGACGTCAAGTTCTTCCTCGCCGACGGAGCCGGTTCAATCCTCGACTCCGTGGTCGTCAACATGAACAGCATCGGCGTTGGGCTCTACGGTACCAACGTCAATTGGAATCTCGCGGCGGGCCAGAACTACTACATCGGGGCGACGACCCAGAGTGGTTCGGCCAACTTCGGTTACGACACCACCTTTGACATCCAAGGCGGACTGCAGACCTTGGTCAACGGCAACTTCAATGGATTTGCCAACCCAGTGCTCGCTGACAACGCTGGTGCCCGGATGGCCTGGCAGCTTGAATCCGTGCCGGAACCGGCCTCGATGTCCATCCTTGCTCTCGCTGGCCTTGGCCTGCTGAAGCGCAACCGCAAGGTTAACTGA
- a CDS encoding ABC transporter ATP-binding protein, whose protein sequence is MAGVTFKNISKVFGKDVKAVDNLNLAINDKEFMVLVGPSGCGKTTALRMIAGLEEATDGDLHIGDLKVNDVPPKDRDIAMVFQNYALYPHMTVYENIAFGLKLRELKGFFWQITNAGEAKKIKTDIDNRVKEAAKMLDIGHLLARKPKELSGGQRQRVALGRAIVRKPKVFLMDEPLSNLDAKLRIQTRAELIRLHRDLGITTIYVTHDQVEAMTMGQRIAVMSNGVLQQVDEPENVYNLPANKFVAGFVGAPPMNFVEGRVEGGHFVGGGMNFGLKAGHAALGHEGKKVTLGVRPEDIYDATLSKVPVTNENTFTAVVDVLEKLGAEDTAYLVAGDLHITATLDPSSRIEAGTSAQFAVDLDKIHIFDGETEMAVR, encoded by the coding sequence GAACATTTCCAAGGTCTTTGGCAAGGATGTCAAGGCGGTCGATAACCTCAACCTCGCGATCAACGACAAGGAGTTCATGGTGCTCGTCGGCCCGTCGGGTTGCGGCAAGACCACCGCGCTCCGCATGATCGCCGGACTTGAGGAGGCCACCGACGGCGACCTCCACATCGGCGACCTCAAGGTCAACGACGTCCCCCCCAAGGACCGCGACATCGCCATGGTGTTCCAGAACTACGCGCTCTACCCCCACATGACGGTGTACGAGAACATCGCGTTCGGCCTCAAACTGCGGGAGCTCAAGGGATTCTTCTGGCAAATCACCAACGCCGGGGAAGCAAAGAAGATCAAGACCGACATTGACAACCGCGTCAAGGAGGCCGCCAAGATGCTGGACATCGGGCACCTGCTCGCCCGGAAGCCGAAGGAGCTTTCCGGCGGTCAACGGCAGCGTGTCGCATTGGGCCGCGCCATTGTGCGCAAGCCGAAGGTCTTCTTGATGGACGAGCCGCTTTCCAACCTCGACGCCAAACTCCGCATCCAGACCCGGGCGGAACTGATCCGGCTGCACCGCGACCTCGGCATCACGACCATCTACGTCACCCACGACCAAGTGGAGGCCATGACAATGGGCCAACGGATCGCCGTCATGAGCAACGGCGTCCTCCAGCAGGTCGACGAGCCTGAGAACGTCTATAACCTGCCGGCGAACAAGTTCGTGGCGGGGTTTGTCGGCGCACCGCCGATGAACTTCGTCGAAGGCCGGGTTGAAGGAGGCCACTTTGTCGGCGGGGGCATGAACTTCGGCCTAAAGGCTGGCCATGCCGCTTTGGGCCACGAGGGCAAGAAGGTCACTTTGGGCGTCCGTCCGGAGGACATTTACGACGCCACGTTGTCGAAGGTGCCCGTCACCAATGAGAACACCTTCACCGCCGTCGTGGACGTTTTGGAGAAACTGGGCGCCGAGGACACCGCGTATCTCGTCGCTGGCGACCTCCACATCACGGCGACCCTCGACCCGTCTTCTCGTATTGAAGCGGGCACCTCGGCCCAGTTTGCCGTCGATCTGGACAAGATCCACATCTTCGACGGCGAGACCGAGATGGCGGTCCGATGA